A section of the Mangifera indica cultivar Alphonso chromosome 12, CATAS_Mindica_2.1, whole genome shotgun sequence genome encodes:
- the LOC123192392 gene encoding uncharacterized protein LOC123192392, with protein MKNLASASSNGRLLTDENEEEKSRLVISSLQAREEEIQRKKMEVREKVELQLGRAEEESRRLAQIWEELEGLADPLRKEVAIVRKKIDIANKELKLLGQSCQKKEKEYKEAMEGFNEKNKEKTELVAALMEMMTESERLRMKKLEDLSKNIESIN; from the exons ATGAAGAATCTGGCGAGTGCGAGCAGCAATGGGAGGCTGTTAACAGACGAGAATGAAGAGGAGAAATCTAGATTGGTTATATCTTCTCTTCAAGCTAGAGAAGAAGAGAttcaaaggaagaaaatggaGGTAAGGGAAAAGGTTGAACTTCAACTCGGCCGCGCTGAAGAAGAATCAAGACGGTTGGCACAAATTTGGGAA GAATTGGAGGGGCTGGCGGATCCTCTGAGAAAAGAAGTTGCAATTGTGAGGAAGAAGATTGATATTGCTAACAAAGAGCTAAAACTTTTGGGACAGAGCTGCCAGAAGAAG GAGAAGGAATACAAAGAAGCCATGGAAGGCttcaatgaaaagaataaagaaaaaactgaGCTGGTTGCAGCACTAATGGAG ATGATGACAGAAAGTGAGAGACTGAGAATGAAGAAACTGGAGGACCTCAGCAAGAACATAGAATCTATAAATTAA
- the LOC123192067 gene encoding UDP-glucosyltransferase 29-like — translation MDSREKSISVLMLPWLAHGHISPFMELAKRLTKRNFFIYFCSTPANLKSIELSPKFSPSIKLIDLHLPSSPDLPPHYNTTKGLPPNLMPILKKAFDSAAPGFHKILRKLNPDLVIYDMLQPWAAALALSLNIPAVHFYVTSAVMAAFLDHAGRNPGVEFLNPRIFLHDYMKPKFSHLLESISNGMKDQDKVKECHEWSSNIILITGGEIY, via the coding sequence ATGGATTCTAGGGAGAAAAGTATCAGTGTTTTGATGCTGCCATGGCTAGCTCATGGTCACATATCTCCCTTCATGGAGCTAGCTAAGCGCCTTACAAAGAGAAACTTCTTCATCTACTTTTGTTCAACGCCTGCAAATCTCAAATCCATAGAACTTTCTCCAAAATTTTCACCTTCAATCAAACTTATAGACCTCCATCTTCCTTCATCACCTGACCTTCCTCCTCACTATAACACCACCAAAGGCCTGCCACCCAATCTAATGCCCATTCTTAAAAAAGCGTTCGACAGTGCCGCCCCTGGTTTCCACAAAATCCTGAGAAAACTCAACCCCGATTTGGTCATTTATGATATGCTTCAGCCATGGGCGGCTGCCCTAGCTTTGTCACTCAACATTCCCGCCGTTCATTTTTATGTCACTTCTGCCGTGATGGCTGCGTTTCTAGATCACGCTGGTAGAAATCCGGGTGTTGAGTTTCTGAATCCGAGAATTTTTCTTCATGATTATATGAAACCGAAATTTTCCCACTTGCTTGAGTCGATTTCAAATGGAATGAAAGATCAAGATAAAGTTAAAGAATGCCATGAATGGTCTTCTAACATTATTCTGATAACTGGAGGGGAGATATATTGA
- the LOC123192066 gene encoding UDP-glucosyltransferase 29-like has translation MVPVGPLVQDPDYEENNLQEMEIIKWLDKKGKNSAVLVSFGSEYFLSREEMAEIADGLEKSEANFIWVVRFPNREEKIELKEKLPEGFVERISSMERGTVVEVWAPQARVLAHDAVGGFLDQPLKARLVEDVGIGIEARRKENGELVKEEIASVIKEVMKKKNGEKVRRKAREMSERVYKKERW, from the exons ATGGTTCCTGTTGGCCCTCTTGTTCAAGACCCTGATTATGAAGAGAATAATTTGCAAGAAATGGAAATTATCAAATGGCTTGACAAGAAGGGAAAGAACTCGGCGGTGCTTGTCTCGTTCGGCAGTGAGTATTTTCTTTCCAGAGAAGAGATGGCAGAAATAGCTGATGGACTAGAGAAAAGCGAGGCGAACTTCATCTGGGTTGTTAGATTTCCgaatagagaagagaaaattgaGCTTAAAGAAAAACTTCCAGAGGGATTTGTTGAAAGAATTTCATCAATGGAAAGAGGCACGGTTGTCGAAGTTTGGGCGCCACAAGCGAGAGTTTTAGCACATGATGCGGTTGGAGGTTTT CTTGACCAGCCGTTGAAAGCGAGATTGGTTGAAGATGTTGGCATTGGAATTGAGGCGAGGAGAAAGGAGAATGGAGAACTTGTGAAAGAAGAGATTGCGAGTGTGATAAAAGaggtgatgaagaagaaaaatggagagAAAGTGAGAAGAAAAGCAAGAGAAATGAGTGAGCGAGTGTATAAGAAAGAAAGATGGTGA
- the LOC123192736 gene encoding uncharacterized protein LOC123192736 produces the protein MQSRRQEDHMTMSASSKLGNQHGRSGMGPDLYLSSRPDAPDRSRRSVSPHKVDSSRRISDGQMSSGSIERRDFGWSAGGGRTEKVRTKSPPQYRIPHKRPHFDDGSVQRKYLYREDLDFDCGTNSRLKPVYGYDRGSLRISEEKDYNENRIVEIGSHGMLSEKSVLTEEGEIRRSYQLPPDKGHIKNYGEHGGSLTLSSRSFNIGRYEHEKLQYIEPIPDGYKAEEKPLYLSRDKFAGTESYIDKEKPMYHSKDVLYTIMPSAHSKDFLSNSQYKVGSSSGTSMNEFPISYRDDVTLPTLDGYPSSVKQTEPGFNVHRQRPLVDTLRNDGGEMRNLAYYQHGAYSPSSTEREYYKYPKTMSLANDDRRYPSDDLCRTISPHTRLDYDDAFKNHDQRDLPRASNMLPVVDRIDDPEHLLRRSSALDHPTLQKQTVSDYIDLSRKSYPLKQGEESMNSGSTHAEFEKTAPRDYGISHFGVPQDHQISYIRSDYSFGRDPGPEIQKETLQSSDLLYDSERHKLAVRAQRLKEGEFGMHEPSENVFKRKYSLEDDIYRHTDRIIMSSKRNVPEEFEDLYGSDEEYFEEGMSGVHLPKTRKFNNNQYRKAGRSYDGLEQPGNFASNEWFSSQDSLAHSKRSSSRFYKHNSRYIKGQTRPGSLGWHNSYYSDRRSGLYKPLKVWKKNKEYDEDVNDNDGEDWLNPAESEPSEDSEEFKQLVHKAFLEYSKRLNVNLSVRRRYQEQGKAGSLFCIACGRSMSKEFANTKRLVTHTFMSHKVGLRAQHLALHKAICILLGWSTDVPQETITLVPEVLSNEEAMAAKEDLILWPPVVVIRNISMSNNNLKEQKVIPIEGVEAFLRGKGIIEGKITVCLGRPADQSIMVVKFLGTFSGLANAEKIHQYFTENNRGRKDFNRIINSSKGINIAETRMQGDKLEEHILYGYMGISEDLDSTDFNTKKHCVIKSKAEIMDLANAPVKPNDS, from the exons ATGCAATCTAGAAGGCAAGAAGATCATATGACGATGTCAGCATCATCGAAACTAGGTAATCAACATGGAAGAAGTGGAATGGGTCCTGACTTGTATCTGAGTTCACGTCCTGATGCACCAGATAGGTCTCGGAGGAGTGTGAGTCCGCATAAGGTAGACAGTTCTAGGAGGATTTCAGATGGTCAAATGAGTAGTGGTTCGATTGAAAGGAGGGATTTTGGTTGGAGTGCAGGTGGAGGAAGGACTGAAAAGGTCCGTACAAAGTCACCACCCCAATACAGGATACCGCATAAAAGACCTCACTTTGATGATGGCAGTGTGCAAAGGAAATATTTGTACCGTGAAGATTTGGATTTTGATTGTGGTACAAACTCTAGGTTGAAGCCTGTTTATGGGTATGATCGTGGTAGTTTAAGAATTAGTGAAGAGAAGGATTATAATGAAAACAGGATTGTAGAAATTGGCAGTCATGGAATGTTGAGTGAGAAATCAGTGCTAACAGAAGAGGGCGAGATAAGGAGGTCATATCAGTTGCCTCCAGATAAAggtcatataaaaaattatggtgaGCATGGTGGAAGTCTAACACTATCATCTCGGAGCTTCAATATAGGTCGGTATGAGCATGAAAAGCTTCAGTATATAGAGCCAATACCAGATGGCTACAAAGCAGAAGAGAAGCCTTTGTATCTTTCAAGGGATAAGTTCGCAGGAACAGAATCCTACATTGATAAGGAGAAACCTATGTATCACTCCAAAGATGTTTTGTACACTATAATGCCATCAGCACATTCTAAAGATTTCTTGAGCAACTCCCAATACAAAGTGGGCTCCTCTTCAGGAACATCAATGAATGAGTTTCCAATTTCTTACAGGGATGATGTGACCTTACCTACTTTGGATGGATATCCAAGTAGTGTAAAACAAACTGAACCTGGTTTTAATGTGCATAGGCAAAGGCCGCTTGTGGATACTTTGAGAAATGATGGAGGTGAAATGAGAAATTTGGCGTATTACCAACATGGGGCATATAGCCCCTCAAGCACTGAGCGTGAGTATTATAAGTATCCTAAAACAATGTCTTTAGCAAATGATGATCGAAGATATCCTTCTGATGATTTATGCAGAACGATATCTCCACACACCCGACTAGACTATGATGATGCTTTTAAGAATCACGACCAGAGAGATTTACCAAGAGCAAGTAATATGCTTCCTGTTGTAGATAGGATTGATGATCCAGAACATCTTTTGAGAAGGAGCAGTGCATTAGACCATCCTACTTTACAAAAGCAGACAGTTTCAGACTACATTGATTTGAGCAGAAAATCATATCCATTAAAGCAAGGTGAAGAGTCTATGAATTCTGGATCTACTCATGCAGAGTTTGAGAAGACAGCACCCCGTGACTATGGAATATCACATTTCGGTGTACCACAGGATCATCAAATCTCATATATTAGATCAGATTACTCTTTTGGGAGAGATCCTGGTCCAGAGATTCAGAAAGAAACACTGCAAAGTTCTGACCTTCTTTATGATTCAGAAAGGCACAAACTTGCTGTAAGAGCACAGAGACTTAAGGAAGGGGAGTTTGGCATGCATGAGCCATctgaaaatgtttttaaaagaaaatatagctTGGAGGATGATATATATAGGCATACTGATAGAATTATTATGTCAAGCAAAAGGAATGTACCTGAAGAGTTTGAGGATCTATATGGTAGTGATGAGGAGTATTTTGAAGAAGGTATGAGTGGTGTACACTTGCCAAAGACTCGGAAATTTAACAACAATCAATACAGAAAGGCTGGGAGGTCATATGATGGTCTAGAACAACCTGGAAATTTTGCATCTAATGAGTGGTTCTCTTCGCAAGATTCTTTGGCACATTCAAAAAGGTCTTCTTCCAGATTTTATAAGCATAATAGCAGATATATAAAAGGTCAGACAAGACCTGGTTCTTTAGGCTGGCATAACTCATACTATAGTGACAGAAGAAGTGGCCTTTATAAACCACTGaaagtttggaaaaaaaataaggaatatGATGAGGATGTGAATGATAATGATGGTGAGGATTGGTTAAATCCTGCTGAATCAGAGCCATCAGAAGATTCTGAGGAATTCAAACAACTGGTACATAAAGCCTTCCTAGAGTACTCAAAAAGGTTGAATGTGAATTTATCTGTTCGAAGAAGATACCAGGAGCAAGGAAAAGCTGGTAGTTTATTCTGCATTGCATGCGGCAGaag CATGTCAAAGGAGTTTGCGAACACTAAACGCCTAGTAACTCATACCTTTATGTCTCACAAGGTTGGGTTGAGAGCACAGCACCTGGCTCTTCACAAAGCAATATGTATTTTGTTAGGCTGGAGTACTGATGTGCCTCAAGAAACAATAACATTGGTTCCTGAGGTCTTGTCTAATGAAGAAGCTATGGCTGCAAAGGAGGATTTGATTCTCTGGCCTCCAGTTGTCGTCATCCGCAATATTTCTATGTCAAACAACAATCTGAAAGAACAGAAAGTCATACCTATCGAAGGGGTTGAGGCCTTTCTTAGAG GCAAAGGTATAATTGAGGGAAAAATCACTGTGTGCCTGGGGAGGCCTGCTGACCAAAGTATTATGGTAGTGAAGTTCTTAGGAACATTTTCTGGACTTGCAAATGCAGAGAAGATTCATCAGTATTTTACTGAGAATAATCGGGGGAGAAAAGATTTCAACCGAATAATCAACAGTAGCAAAGGCATCAACATTGCTGAAACCAGAATGCAGGGAGACAAACTGGAGGAACATATACTCTATGGATACATGGGCATTTCAGAGGATTTGGATAGCACGGATTTTAATACCAAGAAACATTGTGTTATAAAGAGCAAGGCAGAGATCATGGACTTGGCGAATGCCCCTGTCAAACCTAATGATAGCTAG